A region of Cucumis sativus cultivar 9930 unplaced genomic scaffold, Cucumber_9930_V3 scaffold107, whole genome shotgun sequence DNA encodes the following proteins:
- the LOC116405467 gene encoding uncharacterized protein LOC116405467: MEEFDMAIKEANLIEPAVQRNWFTWTSKIHGSGLMKRLDRILVNDEGLSTWPNMRVNVLPWGISDHSLILVDPSNQRSQQVVSFRFFNHWVEEASFMDVVSSTWTKDTRVSPIVNIVRNLRNLKSILRRHFGRHIRTISEDVRLANDTMDRAQREMETNSLSEEASNHASLATVNFWKAVRVEEAAMRQKSQIRWLKLDDQNTAFFIDLFDQGRAAML, translated from the coding sequence ATGGAGGAGTTTGACATGGCTATTAAAGAGGCGAACCTTATTGAACCCGCGGTCCAGCGGAACTGGTTTACTTGGACTAGTAAGATACATGGGTCGGGTTTGATGAAGAGACTTGATCGTATCCTAGTGAATGATGAGGGGCTTAGTACATGGCCTAACATGAGGGTTAACGTCCTCCCGTGGGGTATTTCTGATCATTCTCTCATACTTGTCGATCCTAGTAATCAGCGAAGCCAACAAGTGGtctcttttcgtttctttaacCATTGGGTTGAAGAAGCGTCCTTTATGGATGTTGTGTCCTCTACTTGGACCAAAGATACTAGAGTTTCTCCAATTGTGAATATTGTGAGGAACTTAAGAAATCTCAAGTCGATTCTTCGCAGACATTTTGGTAGGCATATCCGGACCATCAGTGAGGATGTTCGTCTTGCCAATGATACCATGGACCGAGCTCAAAGAGAGATGGAAACGAACTCTCTGTCGGAGGAGGCGAGTAATCACGCGAGCTTAGCCACGGTAAACTTTTGGAAAGCGGTTAGAGTGGAGGAAGCCGCTATGCGCCAGAAGTCGCAAATCAGATGGTTGAAGCTAGATGACCAGAATACTGCCTTTTTCATCGATCTGTTCGATCAAGGCAGAGCAGCAATGCTTTGA